The DNA segment gcTATTGAAGATGCTTCtcttgatattctctcttccaattAAAGAAAGAAGGTAATGTAGTGGTTAATtggggaaaataataaaatatagctATATCCATCTGATATTAGAAGAAATtaagagaaataaatatttgcttGTAGATTTTTCACTATTGTGTATTTAACTGCCGTAATCCATGCTGGGATCTCATTATCCATGACAACAGTGCTTTTAGAGTACACAGATGGATATTCTTGAGAGTTTGATTTTATAAGGTCAATGGAGAGAACTAACTGGATGCCAGACACTTAAAATAGTATTTATCTAATTCTCAAAACAAATGACACGGGCAGGACTGTCACTCTACATTTTCCAAAGGGAAAACCAATATAAAGAAGTTATAACTtgtctaaagtgtgtgtgtgtgtgtgtgtgtgtgtgtgtgtgtgtgtgtgtgtgtgtgtgtgtgtgtgtgtgtgtgtgtatgtcatagATAGCTGTCTGTGAACCCCAATGGTCTAGCTTTGGAATTGTGCCTTTCCACACATACTTTTCAGGCCAGTGAAGTCATGGAACATGCTGATATATTTATTGTCTGGACTGGTGGGAAGTTGACtagtgaaaatataaaatttgggCTTTACTCTATTTCTGGGACTTAGCTTTAAGGTGACAGAGAGTGACCATGAAAAAGACCCAGGACATTAAATTATTGTTCAGAATTCCACAGATCCCTGAAGCCCTACTTTTATGTCTCACTTCCTAAGACTCAAAACAAAGTGGCCAGCACTAGAAGGAGCATGCCAATCCACAACAATATGTTAGCAGAAGAAATTCTTTCATATTTAAGCACTAACTGACAAAAATTGAGTAATAATAGTCTAGTGAAAACACCTTTTCCTCATCTCACATCTAATTTTATTAACATTCAGATCTCCCACAAATTTAGTGTTTCCCAGGGGAATTTCTTAAAGCTTATGTTTGGGAAACTACCCTGAGAGGGGTCTGCTAAAATCAACACAGGGCATGATGTTAATAAAAAACCCACAGCTCCTACCTCAATACAGATAAGAAATAATCCACTCTACATGAATACCCATAGACTAGAAATGCAAATACAAGCTGCCCAAAAAGACATATTACACTTTGAAAATGCATATCTGATGTTTTATTGATTGCATGATAAAAATTCATAAATTGAGTAATTTATCAAgcacatttttattaatattttttgtcCTGTAGCAGCTCTTTCCTAGTGTCTGGTGAAGATGGGGCTGAGAATCCAGGAAATTCGTCCTTGGAAAAGAGAAACAGTAAATCCCCTAAGGAATTAATCCTTGAAACATATCAAATTCATCAGCCTTTATAATCTGGTCTGACTTCACTTTTATTCCACACTTTGAATCtgataaaacatttaattatgaCATAATGGAAATATTATCTCTAAGTAGACATAGTCAAGAGCATAGAAtgacctaataaaaaaaaataaataaggatttCAGTAAGGAAATCAGATAGTTGGGCTGGCCAGTGCTAGTCTTCGATTAAATTGTATGTCTCTCCCTTTGTCTACAGTTACCTGTATGTAATCCATGAAATATTTTATCTGCTGTTTAGAgtatttgaaataatttcttaTCTTTTAGTTCTAGTTTGCATTCTGGAAAGTTTTATTCCATATTTATCAACTTAGGAGGAATAATTAGTTCTAATTCTGAGGGAGATTTGCCATAATATCTAAgttattgtaatttttatttgtgaTTGATAATTTTGAGTATCCTATCATGTTACTAATATATTAGATTTTACTTTGTGTATATTTCAGAAGAATTCAAGTAACAAAAGGTAATATTGGAGCACTCACAAGAAGGAATctaccatgactgccctctgaaaggcccaacaagcagttgaaagaatcagatgcagatactggCACCCAACCgagggacagaagcagctgacccctgttgttgaattagggaaggctgagagaagctgaggtgaagggcaatcctgtaggagggccagaagtctcaattaatctggactaattaacaaaattgtcTTACCTCATAAAAgcagaatagaaacaaaaagccagatTTATAAATCAAGACTGCACAAGCTTTTGTGGcttaactaaattttattttgtgattggaaAGGGAAATTATAATGCAATAGGAGTCCCTTTGTACTATTTATCATTTACCCTTACTAGcaaatattattattaaagttaCTAATAACAATTAAAAGTATTAACTATCACCTAATCAATAAATACAGGTATGGGCTCTCTAGTTGTGAAATACCATGAACATTGTCACTGGAGACTGTTTTGTGCCATTTGAGTACAAAAGATCAACCAAATCTtgaagtatttctttttctttttaattttattttataatttatttttttacactctgtATTCCATTCCAtgccccccccatccaccctccgacagCTCCACATCCCAAACCTCCTCCTGAAActaccctgtctccacgtggataccCCACCTCCCACGCcatctgacttctaaactccctgaggcctccagtctcttgagggttaggtgcaccatctctgaatgaacacagacacggcagtcctctactgtgtgtgtgttggggcctcatatcagctggtgtatgctatctgtttggtggtccagtgtttgagagatcttgggggtccagattaattgagactgctggccctcctacaggattgcccttctcctcagcttctttcagccttccctaattcaacaacaggggtcagctgcttctgtccctcGATTGGGTccgagtatctgcatctgattctttcagctgcttgttgggtctttcggaagGCAGTCATGGTagatcctttttgtgagtgctccatagcctcagtaatagtgtcaggccttgggacctatccttgagctggattccacttttggcctgtctctggaccttcttttcctcaagcttctctccatttccattcctgtaattctttcagacaggaacaattatgggtcagagatatgactgtgggatagcaaccccacccctcacttcctgctggaggtgggctctataagttccctctccctactgtggggcatttcagctaaggtccctccctttgagtcctgtgagtctcttacctcccaggtctctcatGCATTCTGAGGGGTACCCCAACCTCctgtttcctgaggttgcctgtttacaatctttctgctggccctcaggacttcagtctaAAAGTGTCTAAGGTAACTCTGATGTGCCAGAAGTCTGAATGTATCCTAGTGTTTCTTGGAGCCTTTACGATATACTCtgtgacctgagtctgatccctgaCAACCAACACCTGTAAGATGTCCTGTCATCTGCATATAAGCACTGTGGCATATAGGTACTCACACATGGACacttgcatgtgcatatatgcatacacaagcAACCACACATACACTAActaaatgcataaatacataaatgtatctttgaaaacaaaattagCATAATTTTTATTAGTTAGGAGAATGCCAAAGGAAATTTAAATGtcagacaattttttaaaatctaaatattaaagaattaaagaacAATATCAAAATAAGAGCCAGTAGAAATGTTGCAAGAGGGGCTTTTACTTTAGTTACATTAATGTCATCTCTACCACTTATCAGTAAAGATTATACCAAAAGATGCTAGGATTCATTCTTGAAACATATACAAACAGCAAGGAAAATTAGGgtaaatttcttctttgaaaagataaatatACTGagcaacatttttaattttttaaacatgaGATAGTTGTGGGATTTGATTTCAGTTCTCTCTCATGAGAAATAAATACTTTGCCATTTGAAACCTGAATCTGAGGCCATGGACAGATGAGGGTGGATCTCAGCCCACACATAGAAGACAGTTCTCTACCTGCAGACATCTTTCTGCTCCTGCTGCATCCAATCCCAGGAAGCCCACACAGTAATGCAAACTGAGCGAGGACTTAGAATCTTGGTTGTTCTATTTGAACAGTGTAAGTGTCCGTAACAGAGGATCAAGTGCTGCTTTTGTCTTCTAGTTTGTGGCTGAGGAAGGGCcctttatttctgggttttagaGGCAGAGATCAACCGCAGAGCTTCTCACATGATGGGCaagtactctatcactgagctgcaCCCAGTCCCAACTTAATGTTCTTCTGAGAAAGGAGTGATTTCCTAATAAGCCTTCATCAGATTATTGATATTAGTTTTTAGATTTGACCATGTATGCAAGTTCTAATTTATACATGATGGTTTTATACAGGACATTCTTACTTAATCCACTGACTGGATATATCGCCATGAAATGCAGTTACTCTCCAATAATACTTTGGGTGACACTAAAATTTCACTTCTTGTTCTGACAGTGCTGAGGCTCAAGTCAGGACTTGATGAATGAAGGTTGTGCGGGCATTCTTCTACTGAGATACGAGTGCATTCTGAAACTCACAGTTTTCTGCTAAGAGTCACCAAATaactcatctgaaaaaaaaaaaagatgcagtgGGTGTCTGTTTAAGAATAGCAATGAAATGTACTGTAGGCACAGTAGGGTTTTTCCCACTATATAAATGTTATCCTTTGTGGTTCAAaggctgatttctctgccctcatacCTTGTTTCCAACTGGTATGACATTGTAATGCTTATGTATAGAATCACTTGTCTCAAGTTTGTATAAACAATTCTTACCTTATATTCTTTACTTTGCCAATAATTGCTGGTCATCCAGTGGCAGTGTAGAAACGAGAATATGGCAGAACAACCACCagtcaatggaaaaaaagagagggaaggaaggaggttcATAGTGATGAGAAGTTGGAATGAGAGCCATGAGGAAGGGATCCAGAGAGAAATCATGAACCACACATGAAACCCAAAGACCCAGATAAATAATAATATGCAAGTATCTTGAAGGACACTGGCAGGGAAGTAGCCAGATTATCATAGAGAATTAGTAGATTTAACTGCCCAGCTATTGAAGTACAGCTTGAGATagttcttggtttctctgtctggtTATTAGGGACAAGCAAAGgtaaagaaataaagcaagatTAATTCACAACTTACATTTAAAATAGTTCATTTTACAATGTACTgacttatttttccttctttttctattttttgtttgtttgtttcattgattgattgattaaaacAGGATCTTAAGCCTAAGCTCACCTCATAGTTGACGATGGCCTTGATCTCCTAACACTCCTGCTTCCACTTTTCAAGTGCTGGTGTTACAAGAATTCACAAACATTAGtagcattcattcatttttctcaaCTATGAGATATTTCCAGGGATAATGATCATGTGTATTTTCCATCACACCCCAAAAATATTCTTTGATGTATCATTCATATCAGTCTATGCTTGCTATGGAATTTAATGAGGAAATAGTCAACCTAGTCTATTTATtccaatggaagaaaaaaagaagtgactATTATGCAGCACATAATAGGAGCTTAAACTTGTTCTACTCATTGGTGAATCTCCAgtgcttaggaaaaaaaatacctagAGAACAGTAAAATTACAATAAATATTGAATTGATGATGAGCAAGctactctggttttgttttggcaaaaaaaaaattaaattccctCAGCTATTTATAGAATATTCAACAATTTCTGATGCTTTCACAGGTCACAGACAGATGAAAACCCTCAGCAGCTCCAACAACACCATCACTGGCTTCATCCTCTTGGGCTTCCCCTGCCCCAGGGAGGGGCAAATCCTCCTCTTTGTGCTCTTCTTCATTGTCTACCTCCTTACCCTCATGGGCAATGCTTCCATCatatgtgctgtgtgctgtgatcAGAAACTTCACACCCCCATGTACCTCCTGCTGGCCAACTTCTCCTTCCTGGAAATCTGTTATGTCACCTCCacagtccccaacatgttggccAACTTCCTCTCTGAAAACAAGGTCATTTCCTTCGCTGGATGCTTCCTGcagttctatttcttcttctccttgggTTCTACAGAATGCTTTTTCCTGGCAGTCATGGCATTTGATCGATACCTTGCCATCTGTAGGCCACTACATTATCCTGCTCTCATGACTGGGCACCTCTGCAACATCCTTGTGATCAGTTGCTGGGTGCTTGGTTTCCTCTGGTTCCCTGttcccatcatcatcatctcccaGATGTCCTTCTGTGGATCCAGAATTATAGACCACTTCCTGTGTGACCCAGGCCCTCTGTTGGCCCTCACCTGTTCCAGAGCCCCATTGATGGAGGTTTTCTGGGCAATTTTAGGTTCTATGCTCCTGTTTATTCCTTTTTTCTGCATCATGGGATCTTATATATTGGTCCTAAGAGCTGTGTTCAGAGTTCCTTCAAGAGATGGACAAAAAAAGGCTTTCTCCACTTGCGGATCTCATCTCACAGTAGTTTCACTATTTTATGGCTCAGTGATGATAATGTATCTGAGCCCAACATCTGAGCATGAAGCTGGAATGCAGAAGCTTGTAACTCTATTTTATTCTGTGGTTACTCCACTCATTAATCCTGTGATATACAGTCTGAGGAACAAAGATATGAAAAATGCCCTGCagaagattttaaaaacataaaagttgGAATTTTAagcaaacgtgtgtgtgtgtgtgtgtgtgtgtgtgtttgtgtgtgtgtgtgtgtgtgtatgtatgtatggcgtGAATATGTGTGGCTCAGGGATgtatggcactattagaaggtgtggtcttgttgaagtaggtgtgtcactctgggtgtaGACCCTGCTTTAGTCTGTCTTCTCCTAGTTACTTTCAGATGAAGCTGTAGACatcccagctcctcctgcaccatgcctgcctaaacATTGGcattctcccaccttgataataattgtctaaacctctgaacccatgagttagtcccaattaaatatttttcttatagacagtaccttggtcatggtgtttgttaacagcagtaaaatcctaagtctctcgatagatgattgatagatagatagatgatagatagatgatagatagatagatagatagatagatagatagatagatgatacatagatacatagatggtagatagagaaagagatagaTGTATTAGAATATTAATATTATTCAACCACAAGAATGATTAAATTGTGTCATTTACACCAACATGAAGATCATTGTGTTAAATAACATGTCAGTTATGGGAAGTCAAATACTGCATGTTCTCACTTATGtatagaaaagttttaaaaatgaatagggCAATAGTTGTCAGAGACTAGGAAGTTTATGGAGAAGCAATATGGTTAGTGTTTGTGGGGTTTAGTTGGAGAGTTATTCAACATATGCCTTTGGGTGTGTAAtaagataattatgtctgacaagCATTAATTCTGTTTCAAACAAAAGGACTGAGATTTCGAGTGCTCTAAACATAGAAAAGTGATAAACAGTTCAAATAATTCTTATAGCAGTTACCTTTGGATTATATGTACTGTATTCATATACTGAATGTCATCCTtaccacacaaatatatatatatatatagtatcaaTTAAAGATATAGAAGATGTCTATaatcacagaacttgaaaagcaAGAGTAAATGATCAAATTTTCAGGGGAGTCTGAATATATAATAAGATCAtgcttcataaaaaaaaataaaagaacatagtGGTCCATGTCTGTCATACTTATATTTCCTGTTGCTATAGTGAATCCTAtgaacaaaagcaatttaggaGATTAATTTGTATACAGTTTATAATCTATCATTCTGTAGAATCAAGACAAGATATTAaagcaggaaactggaggcagacACTAAAGTCCATGAAGGAACatactttactggcttgctttttatggtttttttttttaacttgctgtcttctacaactcaggaccacctaccCAGAAATAGCACCACACACAGTGGAGTAGACACTCCTACATCAAACATTAATCTTTAATGAAGAAAACGCTACACAGATAGGCTCATAGGCCAATCTAACTGCACTTAATTCTAGGATAACTCTAATTTATGTCAAGTAGACAAAACATAATCAATACATATGATCACTTGCCAACCTGACTTATAAACCCATTGCTATTAAATAACCTTCCCTTTGTTTattctaacattttttttatgttaaaggtaagtttattagattggcttactGAATATGACTTAGGTAGTCCAACAATGGGAAGACTGAGAACTGGGAGGCTATTGAGTACATGACTCTGAATGTGTTAGCAGTTCCACACTGACACTGATATCCTGGAGAATTCTTTGAGCACTGGTTTTCATTCCACTTTggcaaactggaaaacctggttcTTCTAATGTCAGCAGTACAAACAGCAGAAACAAGATTCCAATAGGGTACATGAACTTGCCAGAACAACAAAGCGCaagcagaaaaaaaggaaaatatttttttatccaGATTTCTTTTTGTCTGAGATTCCAATAGACTGTACTACCCACATTGAGGGTGGATCATTCTCCTTCAATTAAAGTAATCAAGAAAATCTCTCTCATCTGTTCCCAAAGGTTTCCTTGTTAGTCATTAAATCCAGATTCCAGCAATGTTGACAGTCAGGACTAACAGGATCTCTTATTTGTCGGGAGCACACCAATTAGGCTAAAGTAGATGGCTAGTGAGCTTGAGGTACCCTTTTATTGGTAactgtctctattttttttcagGACAATATTTACTATAAGTGTAGAgtcttttattattatgtttagtttaaatctttgttctttaaaaatctCATACATGTATTCAATGTATCTTGAGCCTATGCACCTCTGACTCTCCTCTAATTCCCTGAAGAAACTCCATTATATCTGCCTACTAACATCATgtcctcttatttatttatttgcttggtcATTTAACTCACAGAGTTCATTAGTGCTGCCAACTCCCATATTCTATTAAacttttcaactttttaaaaagttcagtacctctttaaaatatccaaatacTATTCAACGGTGAGACCCTGAAAAATCTACAATAAATTACATGCtacttttttcatttcctttttagaaTATTGTAGGTGAAGagtgtatttatattatttccatcctgtcctctcccctttGAAACCACTCTGATGCCTCTCATGCCGTCAAAAGTCTGCAACCTCTTATGCCTTCACTATTATtgttaaacacacatacatatgtataggtgtgtgtgtgtgtgtgtgtgtgtgtgtgtgtgtgtgtgtgtgtgtgtgtgtgtgtgaatatatgtgtgttgaGAGCTGTatttatctgtgtatatatggATGGGTATTTAGAAAGCAGCTAAAAATTATAATGCCTTAACAAAGAggtaataataaatttttttctaGGTACATGGCCTTGCCAACCACAGGTATTTGGGTAGGTTTATAATACCAAACAAGGGTTCCCTCCCATTAAGCAAGCCTAAAATTCAATTAGGTGTGACTGTTGTCATAAAGAGGTTGTCtatactttctctttttaaattttcttttaattttaattttctttctgtctcatcccccacccctgcctctatgagggtgctccccacctacCCAACCACTTCTAAATTcctgcactggcattcccctacactgggatatcaaaccaccacaggaccaacggctgctcctcccactgatatccaatAGGGCCATCATCTGCcacatatgctgctagagccaGAGGTCCTTCCATgagtactttttggttggtggtccagtccccaggagctcccctGGAAGGCATGTTTTCCAACTGCTTCTTCCTCTAACTTCCAGCATTAATATCAACCTATTGATCTTTTATCTCTTTCCAAAGTCTCTTTATGATTCTGCCATCCATGACTTCAGAGATTTTACAAATGGAGATATCATTTTTATACTAAATAATAATCCTTTTGTACAATGTGGTCCATTCATAAGGAAAGGCCTTTTATTAGTCTTATTTTGACAAGGTGAAAAATGTCTATGAGTGGTATTGAACTTCTGTTTGAGCATTAAATTGTGTTTGGTATAGTAGTATTCAAGCAATTGAGAATCTAACTGACCTATCCTACTGTCTCCTAAATTGTCTGCTGTAAATTACTAGACACATTCTCCACTGATTTCATGCTTAGCCTTACCTATGCAtttctgccttttattttctccattcatTCAGCTCAAAATCTCTTAGAAGAGACTGAGAGATACTCAATGAACATATAGGTCAAATCTTACTTTAATGATTGCAAAAATCAAAAATTCTTCTTTCCCTCATTTTATTGGGAATATGTGCtatcaagtaacatttaaaataagtaGTCCCATAGGTTGGATTCGCAAAACTCCTTACTAGTTGTAATGTCTCTTGTAAGGACAAGGCTGTTTTAGTTGCAACTGGTCTTCAGTTTAACTGAGCATAACACATGTTCAAATTTATTCACATCTGTATAAGTGCCTGTGTGAAAATATTAAAGACTTCCCATTCTAGGAGGCAATAGAACTGGAACTAGCAGTAGCTAGTAGAGAAGTGCTGCTATAGTTCTACTCAACAAGAATTTTGaatctcatgaaactcaagaagaacgaagaccaaagtgtggacgctttgccccttcttagaattgggaacaaaacaccaatggaaggagttacagagacacagtttggagcagagacaaaaagttggaccatctagagactgccatatccagggatccatcccataatcagcctccaaacactgacaccattgcatacactagcaaggttttgctgaaaggaccctgatatagttgtctcttgtgagactatgccggggcctagcaaacacagaagtagatgctcacagtcagctatttgatagatcacagggaccccaatggaggagctagagaaagtacccaaggagctaaagggatctgcaaacctataggtggaacaacaatatgaactaaccagtacccctggatctcgtgtctctagctgcatatgtatcaaaagatggcctagtcggccatcactagaaacagaggcccattgattgtgcaaactttatatgcctcagtacaggggaatgccagggccaagaagtgggagtgggtgggtaggggagttgggaggagggtatgggggacttttgggatagcattggaaatgtaaatgaggaaaatacctaataaaaaattttaaaaagaattttgaaTCAACAATTTCAGCCAATTGTTTTTCTGGTTCAAAATctgtcatggattttttttttttttttttttttgcctttggcGGTAGATGAGTGGATAAAACATTTGATACTGAAAGTATAAAATTTAATGGAAAGCTCCACAGCTTCTGTTTCAAATGCCTATTATAACTGTATAGATATTTGTCTAGTCAAATGGACTTTAGATCTGGCTAATTTTGGTGTGTAATGTTTTATacaattaagaaatattaaaacattGTTGATGTGCCAGATTTTGGTTCTCAcaggaatattttttattttttattttattttatttttttatactttttattaggtattttcctcatttacatttccaatgctatcccaaaattcccccataccctcccacccactcccctacccacccactcccactttttggccctggcattcccctgtactggggcatataaagtttgcaagtccaatgggcctctgtttccagtgatggccgactaggccatcttttgatacatatgcagctagagtcaagagctacagggtactggttagttcataatgttgttctacctatagggttgcagatccctttagctccttgggtactttctctagctcctccattgggagccctgtgatccatccaatagctgactgtgggcatccacttctgtgtttgctaggccctggcatagtctcacaagacacagctatatctaggtcctttcagcaaaatcttgctagtatatgcaatgctCACAGGAATATTACTGCAAGCTTAACCTCATATAGGActtcagaaaaaacaaaattttttgtCAAAAGAATATTTCTTGGTATTTTAAACACcataaatgcaaaatatttatGGATATTGTTAACCAAGGTGATTGTTATTACTTAATTTTAACACACAATGACATAATAACAATAAGTTTACCTTTTATAGGACTTCTTGAAGAACAaggttagaaatatttttaagtggaGTTACTATCATtgaaaaacacaaacagtaaTATCATAGCCAAGCCTCAatatcaaaatgaaatgaaatgacatTTGCTATGTTTTATTGCTTACTAGGGAGCTAAGAACAACCACACATAATGGAATTTCATTGTATAGCAATGGAATTTTCCCCAGAGTTTTATTAAAAGCTTTAGCATAGTTTGAACTCGATAAAGTAAATGGACTGTCCAAAGTCTGAacatttttagaatatttttaatagatattttctttatttacattttaaatgttattccctttcctggtttcctctccgaaaaccccttatcccctttctcctccccctgctaCTGTGAGGGAGTCTGAGCATTTGAAGTAAATATGCTAGTTTTCTgaattcaacaaaataaaaaacattactCTGAGTACATTCACAATTTAAAACACCGGTTTTGTTCCCTTACTATTGAACTGTG comes from the Mus musculus strain C57BL/6J chromosome 14, GRCm38.p6 C57BL/6J genome and includes:
- the Olfr739 gene encoding olfactory receptor 739, producing the protein MKTLSSSNNTITGFILLGFPCPREGQILLFVLFFIVYLLTLMGNASIICAVCCDQKLHTPMYLLLANFSFLEICYVTSTVPNMLANFLSENKVISFAGCFLQFYFFFSLGSTECFFLAVMAFDRYLAICRPLHYPALMTGHLCNILVISCWVLGFLWFPVPIIIISQMSFCGSRIIDHFLCDPGPLLALTCSRAPLMEVFWAILGSMLLFIPFFCIMGSYILVLRAVFRVPSRDGQKKAFSTCGSHLTVVSLFYGSVMIMYLSPTSEHEAGMQKLVTLFYSVVTPLINPVIYSLRNKDMKNALQKILKT